The following are encoded together in the Branchiostoma floridae strain S238N-H82 unplaced genomic scaffold, Bfl_VNyyK Sc7u5tJ_1439, whole genome shotgun sequence genome:
- the LOC118407637 gene encoding zinc finger protein 525-like: protein MGRYVVENTDEKPCMCGECGYRTAQKSDLTKHMRTHTGERPYKCDQCDYSAAQKSTLDQHLRKHTGEKPYICGECGYRTAHKVSLSRHMRTHTGEKPYKCDLCDYSAAQKSNLVQHLSQHTGEKPYMCGECGFRATRKSTLLAHMRIHTGERPYKCDQCDYSAGQKCDLDKHLVKHTGEKPYMCGECGYRANYKVSLSQHMSIHTGEKPYKCDQCDYSAAEKLNLIDHQRRHTGERPYMCGECGYRAAQRSTLSQHMRTHTGEKPYKCDQCDYSAARKSTLNKHVRRHTDKKT, encoded by the coding sequence ATGGGAAGGTATGTAGTTGAAAACACCGATGAGAAACCCtgcatgtgtggggagtgtggatacagaacagctcaaaagtctgacttaaccaaacacatgagaacccacacaggcgaaagaccctacaagtgtgaccagtgtgactattctgcagcacaaaaatctactttggaccaacatctaagaaaacacaccggtgagaaaccctacatatgtggggagtgtggatacaggacagctcataAAGTAagcttatcccgacatatgagaacacatacaggagagaaaccctacaagtgcgatctgtgtgactattctgctgcacagaagtcGAATTTGGTCCAGCATCTGTCacaacacactggtgagaaaccctacatgtgtggagagtgcggttTTAGGGCAACTCGGAAGTCTACACTGTTGGcacatatgagaatccacacaggggaaagaccctacaagtgtgaccagtgtgactattctgctggaCAGAAATgtgatttggacaaacatctagtaaaacacaccggtgagaaaccctacatgtgtggggaatgtgggtacagggcaaatTATAAAGTAAGCCTATCACAACATATGAGcatccacacaggagaaaaaccctacaaatgtgaccagtgtgactattctgctgcagaaaaGCTTAATTTGATTGACCATCAAAGAagacacaccggtgagagaccctacatgtgtggggagtgtgggtacagggcagctcaaagATCtaccttatcccaacatatgaggacacatacaggagagaaaccctacaaatgtgaccagtgtgactattctgctgcacggaaatccACTTTGAACAAGCATGTAAGAAGGCACACAGATAAAAAGACCTAG